Proteins co-encoded in one Solea senegalensis isolate Sse05_10M linkage group LG8, IFAPA_SoseM_1, whole genome shotgun sequence genomic window:
- the LOC122773268 gene encoding galectin-6-like isoform X4, producing MSFVAPPGYQPVYSPGIPYLGPIYGGVREGTSIYLQGSVPKDITRFQVNLLCGQSEGSDIALHFNPRFDGWDKVVFNSCQGGSWGSEDKIRSMPFNKGKSFEMVIMVTSQGYKITVDGKDFHTFEHRLPLYSVCALQIAGDVSIQTINVIGGGGMGGGMGGGWGGGCVGGIGGGMGGYPGGGMGGGCPGGSGGGMGGGYPGCDMGGGYPGDMGGGYPGGTGGGYPGGDMGGGYPGGNMGEGYPGSQLPGMGAQPIYNPPIPYAGMIPGGFFPKRTIIIRGMVPYGAKKMSFNFMVSRSQDIAFHLNPRVKDSIVVRNSKIGGAWGHEEREVNMNPFREGQYFDMSIRCGNGRFKVFVNGEHLFNFAHRLPSFNEIDRVEIEGDVQISYIHF from the exons ATGTCCTTTGTCGCTCCTCCTGGTTATCAGCCAGTCTACAGTCCT GGAATTCCATACCTGGGGCCCATTTATGGAGGCGTGAGAGAAGGGACGTCCATCTACCTCCAGGGCTCTGTCCCTAAAGACATTACCAG GTTTCAAGTTAACCTGCTCTGTGGCCAGAGCGAGGGCAGCGACATTGCCCTCCACTTCAACCCTCGATTTGATGGCTGGGACAAAGTGGTCTTCAACTCTTGTCAGGGTGGATCCTGGGGGTCAGAGGACAAGATCCGTAGCATGCCCTTCAACAAGGGCAAGTCCTTTGAAATGGTCATCATGGTCACTTCACAAGGCTACAAG ATCACCGTCGATGGGAAAGACTTTCACACCTTCGAGCACCGCCTCCCGCTGTACAGTGTGTGCGCGCTGCAGATCGCAGGAGACGTCTCCATCCAGACCATTAACGTCATAGGG GGTGGAGGAATGGGTGGAGGAATGGGTGGTGGATGGGGAGGAGGATGTGTAGGAGGAATTGGTGGTGGAATGGGTGGATATCCAGGAGGTGGCATGGGG ggAGGATGTCCAGGAGGCTCAGGAGGAGGCATGGGA GGAGGATATCCTGGATGTGACATGGGG GGTGGATATCCAGGAGACATGGGT GGTGGATATCCAGGAG GCACGGGT GGTGGATATCCAGGAGGTGACATGGGG GGTGGATATCCAGGAGGCAATATGGGG GAAGGATACCCGGGCTCACAACTGCCG GGTATGGGTGCCCAGCCAATTTACAACCCT ccTATCCCTTATGCTGGCATGATCCCAGGAGGATTTTTCCCAAAGAGAACTATCATCATCAGAGGCATGGTGCCTTATGGTGCAAagaa AATGTCCTTCAACTTCATGGTGAGCAGATCTCAGGACATTGCGTTCCACTTGAACCCACGGGTGAAAGATTCAATTGTCGTGAGGAACAGCAAGATCGGAGGAGCCTGGGGTCATGAGGAAAGAGAGGTCAACATGAACCCCTTCAGGGAGGGACAGTACTTTGAT ATGTCGATTCGCTGTGGGAACGGAAGGTTTAAGGTGTTTGTGAACGGCGAGCACCTGTTCAACTTTGCGCACCGCCTCCCGTCCTTCAACGAGATCGACAGGGTGGAGATCGAAGGTGACGTGCAGATCTCCTACATCCACTTCTGA
- the LOC122773268 gene encoding galectin-6-like isoform X7, which translates to MSFVAPPGYQPVYSPGIPYLGPIYGGVREGTSIYLQGSVPKDITRFQVNLLCGQSEGSDIALHFNPRFDGWDKVVFNSCQGGSWGSEDKIRSMPFNKGKSFEMVIMVTSQGYKITVDGKDFHTFEHRLPLYSVCALQIAGDVSIQTINVIGGGGMGGGMGGGWGGGCVGGIGGGMGGYPGGGMGGGYPGDMGGGYPGGDMGGGYPGGTGGGYPGGDMGGGYPGGNMGEGYPGSQLPGMGAQPIYNPPIPYAGMIPGGFFPKRTIIIRGMVPYGAKKMSFNFMVSRSQDIAFHLNPRVKDSIVVRNSKIGGAWGHEEREVNMNPFREGQYFDMSIRCGNGRFKVFVNGEHLFNFAHRLPSFNEIDRVEIEGDVQISYIHF; encoded by the exons ATGTCCTTTGTCGCTCCTCCTGGTTATCAGCCAGTCTACAGTCCT GGAATTCCATACCTGGGGCCCATTTATGGAGGCGTGAGAGAAGGGACGTCCATCTACCTCCAGGGCTCTGTCCCTAAAGACATTACCAG GTTTCAAGTTAACCTGCTCTGTGGCCAGAGCGAGGGCAGCGACATTGCCCTCCACTTCAACCCTCGATTTGATGGCTGGGACAAAGTGGTCTTCAACTCTTGTCAGGGTGGATCCTGGGGGTCAGAGGACAAGATCCGTAGCATGCCCTTCAACAAGGGCAAGTCCTTTGAAATGGTCATCATGGTCACTTCACAAGGCTACAAG ATCACCGTCGATGGGAAAGACTTTCACACCTTCGAGCACCGCCTCCCGCTGTACAGTGTGTGCGCGCTGCAGATCGCAGGAGACGTCTCCATCCAGACCATTAACGTCATAGGG GGTGGAGGAATGGGTGGAGGAATGGGTGGTGGATGGGGAGGAGGATGTGTAGGAGGAATTGGTGGTGGAATGGGTGGATATCCAGGAGGTGGCATGGGG GGTGGATATCCAGGAGACATGGGT GGTGGATATCCAGGAGGTGACATGGGG GGTGGATATCCAGGAGGCACGGGT GGTGGATATCCAGGAGGTGACATGGGG GGTGGATATCCAGGAGGCAATATGGGG GAAGGATACCCGGGCTCACAACTGCCG GGTATGGGTGCCCAGCCAATTTACAACCCT ccTATCCCTTATGCTGGCATGATCCCAGGAGGATTTTTCCCAAAGAGAACTATCATCATCAGAGGCATGGTGCCTTATGGTGCAAagaa AATGTCCTTCAACTTCATGGTGAGCAGATCTCAGGACATTGCGTTCCACTTGAACCCACGGGTGAAAGATTCAATTGTCGTGAGGAACAGCAAGATCGGAGGAGCCTGGGGTCATGAGGAAAGAGAGGTCAACATGAACCCCTTCAGGGAGGGACAGTACTTTGAT ATGTCGATTCGCTGTGGGAACGGAAGGTTTAAGGTGTTTGTGAACGGCGAGCACCTGTTCAACTTTGCGCACCGCCTCCCGTCCTTCAACGAGATCGACAGGGTGGAGATCGAAGGTGACGTGCAGATCTCCTACATCCACTTCTGA
- the LOC122773268 gene encoding galectin-6-like isoform X6, with amino-acid sequence MSFVAPPGYQPVYSPGIPYLGPIYGGVREGTSIYLQGSVPKDITRFQVNLLCGQSEGSDIALHFNPRFDGWDKVVFNSCQGGSWGSEDKIRSMPFNKGKSFEMVIMVTSQGYKITVDGKDFHTFEHRLPLYSVCALQIAGDVSIQTINVIGGGGMGGGMGGGWGGGCVGGIGGGMGGYPGGGMGGGCPGGSGGGMGGGYPGCDMGGGYPGGTGGGYPGGDMGGGYPGGNMGEGYPGSQLPGMGAQPIYNPPIPYAGMIPGGFFPKRTIIIRGMVPYGAKKMSFNFMVSRSQDIAFHLNPRVKDSIVVRNSKIGGAWGHEEREVNMNPFREGQYFDMSIRCGNGRFKVFVNGEHLFNFAHRLPSFNEIDRVEIEGDVQISYIHF; translated from the exons ATGTCCTTTGTCGCTCCTCCTGGTTATCAGCCAGTCTACAGTCCT GGAATTCCATACCTGGGGCCCATTTATGGAGGCGTGAGAGAAGGGACGTCCATCTACCTCCAGGGCTCTGTCCCTAAAGACATTACCAG GTTTCAAGTTAACCTGCTCTGTGGCCAGAGCGAGGGCAGCGACATTGCCCTCCACTTCAACCCTCGATTTGATGGCTGGGACAAAGTGGTCTTCAACTCTTGTCAGGGTGGATCCTGGGGGTCAGAGGACAAGATCCGTAGCATGCCCTTCAACAAGGGCAAGTCCTTTGAAATGGTCATCATGGTCACTTCACAAGGCTACAAG ATCACCGTCGATGGGAAAGACTTTCACACCTTCGAGCACCGCCTCCCGCTGTACAGTGTGTGCGCGCTGCAGATCGCAGGAGACGTCTCCATCCAGACCATTAACGTCATAGGG GGTGGAGGAATGGGTGGAGGAATGGGTGGTGGATGGGGAGGAGGATGTGTAGGAGGAATTGGTGGTGGAATGGGTGGATATCCAGGAGGTGGCATGGGG ggAGGATGTCCAGGAGGCTCAGGAGGAGGCATGGGA GGAGGATATCCTGGATGTGACATGGGG GGTGGATATCCAGGAGGCACGGGT GGTGGATATCCAGGAGGTGACATGGGG GGTGGATATCCAGGAGGCAATATGGGG GAAGGATACCCGGGCTCACAACTGCCG GGTATGGGTGCCCAGCCAATTTACAACCCT ccTATCCCTTATGCTGGCATGATCCCAGGAGGATTTTTCCCAAAGAGAACTATCATCATCAGAGGCATGGTGCCTTATGGTGCAAagaa AATGTCCTTCAACTTCATGGTGAGCAGATCTCAGGACATTGCGTTCCACTTGAACCCACGGGTGAAAGATTCAATTGTCGTGAGGAACAGCAAGATCGGAGGAGCCTGGGGTCATGAGGAAAGAGAGGTCAACATGAACCCCTTCAGGGAGGGACAGTACTTTGAT ATGTCGATTCGCTGTGGGAACGGAAGGTTTAAGGTGTTTGTGAACGGCGAGCACCTGTTCAACTTTGCGCACCGCCTCCCGTCCTTCAACGAGATCGACAGGGTGGAGATCGAAGGTGACGTGCAGATCTCCTACATCCACTTCTGA
- the LOC122773268 gene encoding galectin-6-like isoform X5 codes for MSFVAPPGYQPVYSPGIPYLGPIYGGVREGTSIYLQGSVPKDITRFQVNLLCGQSEGSDIALHFNPRFDGWDKVVFNSCQGGSWGSEDKIRSMPFNKGKSFEMVIMVTSQGYKITVDGKDFHTFEHRLPLYSVCALQIAGDVSIQTINVIGGGGMGGGMGGGWGGGCVGGIGGGMGGYPGGGMGGGCPGGSGGGMGGGYPGCDMGGGYPGDMGGGYPGGDMGGGYPGGNMGEGYPGSQLPGMGAQPIYNPPIPYAGMIPGGFFPKRTIIIRGMVPYGAKKMSFNFMVSRSQDIAFHLNPRVKDSIVVRNSKIGGAWGHEEREVNMNPFREGQYFDMSIRCGNGRFKVFVNGEHLFNFAHRLPSFNEIDRVEIEGDVQISYIHF; via the exons ATGTCCTTTGTCGCTCCTCCTGGTTATCAGCCAGTCTACAGTCCT GGAATTCCATACCTGGGGCCCATTTATGGAGGCGTGAGAGAAGGGACGTCCATCTACCTCCAGGGCTCTGTCCCTAAAGACATTACCAG GTTTCAAGTTAACCTGCTCTGTGGCCAGAGCGAGGGCAGCGACATTGCCCTCCACTTCAACCCTCGATTTGATGGCTGGGACAAAGTGGTCTTCAACTCTTGTCAGGGTGGATCCTGGGGGTCAGAGGACAAGATCCGTAGCATGCCCTTCAACAAGGGCAAGTCCTTTGAAATGGTCATCATGGTCACTTCACAAGGCTACAAG ATCACCGTCGATGGGAAAGACTTTCACACCTTCGAGCACCGCCTCCCGCTGTACAGTGTGTGCGCGCTGCAGATCGCAGGAGACGTCTCCATCCAGACCATTAACGTCATAGGG GGTGGAGGAATGGGTGGAGGAATGGGTGGTGGATGGGGAGGAGGATGTGTAGGAGGAATTGGTGGTGGAATGGGTGGATATCCAGGAGGTGGCATGGGG ggAGGATGTCCAGGAGGCTCAGGAGGAGGCATGGGA GGAGGATATCCTGGATGTGACATGGGG GGTGGATATCCAGGAGACATGGGT GGTGGATATCCAGGAGGTGACATGGGG GGTGGATATCCAGGAGGCAATATGGGG GAAGGATACCCGGGCTCACAACTGCCG GGTATGGGTGCCCAGCCAATTTACAACCCT ccTATCCCTTATGCTGGCATGATCCCAGGAGGATTTTTCCCAAAGAGAACTATCATCATCAGAGGCATGGTGCCTTATGGTGCAAagaa AATGTCCTTCAACTTCATGGTGAGCAGATCTCAGGACATTGCGTTCCACTTGAACCCACGGGTGAAAGATTCAATTGTCGTGAGGAACAGCAAGATCGGAGGAGCCTGGGGTCATGAGGAAAGAGAGGTCAACATGAACCCCTTCAGGGAGGGACAGTACTTTGAT ATGTCGATTCGCTGTGGGAACGGAAGGTTTAAGGTGTTTGTGAACGGCGAGCACCTGTTCAACTTTGCGCACCGCCTCCCGTCCTTCAACGAGATCGACAGGGTGGAGATCGAAGGTGACGTGCAGATCTCCTACATCCACTTCTGA
- the LOC122773268 gene encoding galectin-4-like isoform X10, translating to MSFVAPPGYQPVYSPGIPYLGPIYGGVREGTSIYLQGSVPKDITRFQVNLLCGQSEGSDIALHFNPRFDGWDKVVFNSCQGGSWGSEDKIRSMPFNKGKSFEMVIMVTSQGYKITVDGKDFHTFEHRLPLYSVCALQIAGDVSIQTINVIGGGGMGGGMGGGWGGGCVGGIGGGMGGYPGGGMGGGYPGGNMGEGYPGSQLPGMGAQPIYNPPIPYAGMIPGGFFPKRTIIIRGMVPYGAKKMSFNFMVSRSQDIAFHLNPRVKDSIVVRNSKIGGAWGHEEREVNMNPFREGQYFDMSIRCGNGRFKVFVNGEHLFNFAHRLPSFNEIDRVEIEGDVQISYIHF from the exons ATGTCCTTTGTCGCTCCTCCTGGTTATCAGCCAGTCTACAGTCCT GGAATTCCATACCTGGGGCCCATTTATGGAGGCGTGAGAGAAGGGACGTCCATCTACCTCCAGGGCTCTGTCCCTAAAGACATTACCAG GTTTCAAGTTAACCTGCTCTGTGGCCAGAGCGAGGGCAGCGACATTGCCCTCCACTTCAACCCTCGATTTGATGGCTGGGACAAAGTGGTCTTCAACTCTTGTCAGGGTGGATCCTGGGGGTCAGAGGACAAGATCCGTAGCATGCCCTTCAACAAGGGCAAGTCCTTTGAAATGGTCATCATGGTCACTTCACAAGGCTACAAG ATCACCGTCGATGGGAAAGACTTTCACACCTTCGAGCACCGCCTCCCGCTGTACAGTGTGTGCGCGCTGCAGATCGCAGGAGACGTCTCCATCCAGACCATTAACGTCATAGGG GGTGGAGGAATGGGTGGAGGAATGGGTGGTGGATGGGGAGGAGGATGTGTAGGAGGAATTGGTGGTGGAATGGGTGGATATCCAGGAGGTGGCATGGGG GGTGGATATCCAGGAGGCAATATGGGG GAAGGATACCCGGGCTCACAACTGCCG GGTATGGGTGCCCAGCCAATTTACAACCCT ccTATCCCTTATGCTGGCATGATCCCAGGAGGATTTTTCCCAAAGAGAACTATCATCATCAGAGGCATGGTGCCTTATGGTGCAAagaa AATGTCCTTCAACTTCATGGTGAGCAGATCTCAGGACATTGCGTTCCACTTGAACCCACGGGTGAAAGATTCAATTGTCGTGAGGAACAGCAAGATCGGAGGAGCCTGGGGTCATGAGGAAAGAGAGGTCAACATGAACCCCTTCAGGGAGGGACAGTACTTTGAT ATGTCGATTCGCTGTGGGAACGGAAGGTTTAAGGTGTTTGTGAACGGCGAGCACCTGTTCAACTTTGCGCACCGCCTCCCGTCCTTCAACGAGATCGACAGGGTGGAGATCGAAGGTGACGTGCAGATCTCCTACATCCACTTCTGA
- the LOC122773268 gene encoding galectin-6-like isoform X1 produces the protein MSFVAPPGYQPVYSPGIPYLGPIYGGVREGTSIYLQGSVPKDITRFQVNLLCGQSEGSDIALHFNPRFDGWDKVVFNSCQGGSWGSEDKIRSMPFNKGKSFEMVIMVTSQGYKITVDGKDFHTFEHRLPLYSVCALQIAGDVSIQTINVIGGGGMGGGMGGGWGGGCVGGIGGGMGGYPGGGMGGGCPGGSGGGMGGGYPGCDMGGGYPGDMGGGYPGGDMGGGYPGGTGGGYPGGDMGGGYPGGNMGEGYPGSQLPGMGAQPIYNPPIPYAGMIPGGFFPKRTIIIRGMVPYGAKKMSFNFMVSRSQDIAFHLNPRVKDSIVVRNSKIGGAWGHEEREVNMNPFREGQYFDMSIRCGNGRFKVFVNGEHLFNFAHRLPSFNEIDRVEIEGDVQISYIHF, from the exons ATGTCCTTTGTCGCTCCTCCTGGTTATCAGCCAGTCTACAGTCCT GGAATTCCATACCTGGGGCCCATTTATGGAGGCGTGAGAGAAGGGACGTCCATCTACCTCCAGGGCTCTGTCCCTAAAGACATTACCAG GTTTCAAGTTAACCTGCTCTGTGGCCAGAGCGAGGGCAGCGACATTGCCCTCCACTTCAACCCTCGATTTGATGGCTGGGACAAAGTGGTCTTCAACTCTTGTCAGGGTGGATCCTGGGGGTCAGAGGACAAGATCCGTAGCATGCCCTTCAACAAGGGCAAGTCCTTTGAAATGGTCATCATGGTCACTTCACAAGGCTACAAG ATCACCGTCGATGGGAAAGACTTTCACACCTTCGAGCACCGCCTCCCGCTGTACAGTGTGTGCGCGCTGCAGATCGCAGGAGACGTCTCCATCCAGACCATTAACGTCATAGGG GGTGGAGGAATGGGTGGAGGAATGGGTGGTGGATGGGGAGGAGGATGTGTAGGAGGAATTGGTGGTGGAATGGGTGGATATCCAGGAGGTGGCATGGGG ggAGGATGTCCAGGAGGCTCAGGAGGAGGCATGGGA GGAGGATATCCTGGATGTGACATGGGG GGTGGATATCCAGGAGACATGGGT GGTGGATATCCAGGAGGTGACATGGGG GGTGGATATCCAGGAGGCACGGGT GGTGGATATCCAGGAGGTGACATGGGG GGTGGATATCCAGGAGGCAATATGGGG GAAGGATACCCGGGCTCACAACTGCCG GGTATGGGTGCCCAGCCAATTTACAACCCT ccTATCCCTTATGCTGGCATGATCCCAGGAGGATTTTTCCCAAAGAGAACTATCATCATCAGAGGCATGGTGCCTTATGGTGCAAagaa AATGTCCTTCAACTTCATGGTGAGCAGATCTCAGGACATTGCGTTCCACTTGAACCCACGGGTGAAAGATTCAATTGTCGTGAGGAACAGCAAGATCGGAGGAGCCTGGGGTCATGAGGAAAGAGAGGTCAACATGAACCCCTTCAGGGAGGGACAGTACTTTGAT ATGTCGATTCGCTGTGGGAACGGAAGGTTTAAGGTGTTTGTGAACGGCGAGCACCTGTTCAACTTTGCGCACCGCCTCCCGTCCTTCAACGAGATCGACAGGGTGGAGATCGAAGGTGACGTGCAGATCTCCTACATCCACTTCTGA
- the LOC122773268 gene encoding galectin-6-like isoform X2, translated as MSFVAPPGYQPVYSPGIPYLGPIYGGVREGTSIYLQGSVPKDITRFQVNLLCGQSEGSDIALHFNPRFDGWDKVVFNSCQGGSWGSEDKIRSMPFNKGKSFEMVIMVTSQGYKITVDGKDFHTFEHRLPLYSVCALQIAGDVSIQTINVIGGGGMGGGMGGGWGGGCVGGIGGGMGGYPGGGMGGGCPGGSGGGMGGGYPGCDMGGGYPGDMGGGYPGGDMGGGYPGGDMGGGYPGGNMGEGYPGSQLPGMGAQPIYNPPIPYAGMIPGGFFPKRTIIIRGMVPYGAKKMSFNFMVSRSQDIAFHLNPRVKDSIVVRNSKIGGAWGHEEREVNMNPFREGQYFDMSIRCGNGRFKVFVNGEHLFNFAHRLPSFNEIDRVEIEGDVQISYIHF; from the exons ATGTCCTTTGTCGCTCCTCCTGGTTATCAGCCAGTCTACAGTCCT GGAATTCCATACCTGGGGCCCATTTATGGAGGCGTGAGAGAAGGGACGTCCATCTACCTCCAGGGCTCTGTCCCTAAAGACATTACCAG GTTTCAAGTTAACCTGCTCTGTGGCCAGAGCGAGGGCAGCGACATTGCCCTCCACTTCAACCCTCGATTTGATGGCTGGGACAAAGTGGTCTTCAACTCTTGTCAGGGTGGATCCTGGGGGTCAGAGGACAAGATCCGTAGCATGCCCTTCAACAAGGGCAAGTCCTTTGAAATGGTCATCATGGTCACTTCACAAGGCTACAAG ATCACCGTCGATGGGAAAGACTTTCACACCTTCGAGCACCGCCTCCCGCTGTACAGTGTGTGCGCGCTGCAGATCGCAGGAGACGTCTCCATCCAGACCATTAACGTCATAGGG GGTGGAGGAATGGGTGGAGGAATGGGTGGTGGATGGGGAGGAGGATGTGTAGGAGGAATTGGTGGTGGAATGGGTGGATATCCAGGAGGTGGCATGGGG ggAGGATGTCCAGGAGGCTCAGGAGGAGGCATGGGA GGAGGATATCCTGGATGTGACATGGGG GGTGGATATCCAGGAGACATGGGT GGTGGATATCCAGGAGGTGACATGGGG GGTGGATATCCAGGAGGTGACATGGGG GGTGGATATCCAGGAGGCAATATGGGG GAAGGATACCCGGGCTCACAACTGCCG GGTATGGGTGCCCAGCCAATTTACAACCCT ccTATCCCTTATGCTGGCATGATCCCAGGAGGATTTTTCCCAAAGAGAACTATCATCATCAGAGGCATGGTGCCTTATGGTGCAAagaa AATGTCCTTCAACTTCATGGTGAGCAGATCTCAGGACATTGCGTTCCACTTGAACCCACGGGTGAAAGATTCAATTGTCGTGAGGAACAGCAAGATCGGAGGAGCCTGGGGTCATGAGGAAAGAGAGGTCAACATGAACCCCTTCAGGGAGGGACAGTACTTTGAT ATGTCGATTCGCTGTGGGAACGGAAGGTTTAAGGTGTTTGTGAACGGCGAGCACCTGTTCAACTTTGCGCACCGCCTCCCGTCCTTCAACGAGATCGACAGGGTGGAGATCGAAGGTGACGTGCAGATCTCCTACATCCACTTCTGA
- the LOC122773268 gene encoding galectin-6-like isoform X3, producing MSFVAPPGYQPVYSPGIPYLGPIYGGVREGTSIYLQGSVPKDITRFQVNLLCGQSEGSDIALHFNPRFDGWDKVVFNSCQGGSWGSEDKIRSMPFNKGKSFEMVIMVTSQGYKITVDGKDFHTFEHRLPLYSVCALQIAGDVSIQTINVIGGGGMGGGMGGGWGGGCVGGIGGGMGGYPGGGMGGGCPGGSGGGMGGGYPGCDMGGGYPGDMGGGYPGGDMGGGYPGGDMGGGYPGGNMGEGYPGSQLPGMGAQPIYNPPIPYAGMIPGGFFPKRTIIIRGMVPYGAKKMSFNFMVSRSQDIAFHLNPRVKDSIVVRNSKIGGAWGHEEREVNMNPFREGQYFDMSIRCGNGRFKVFVNGEHLFNFAHRLPSFNEIDRVEIEGDVQISYIHF from the exons ATGTCCTTTGTCGCTCCTCCTGGTTATCAGCCAGTCTACAGTCCT GGAATTCCATACCTGGGGCCCATTTATGGAGGCGTGAGAGAAGGGACGTCCATCTACCTCCAGGGCTCTGTCCCTAAAGACATTACCAG GTTTCAAGTTAACCTGCTCTGTGGCCAGAGCGAGGGCAGCGACATTGCCCTCCACTTCAACCCTCGATTTGATGGCTGGGACAAAGTGGTCTTCAACTCTTGTCAGGGTGGATCCTGGGGGTCAGAGGACAAGATCCGTAGCATGCCCTTCAACAAGGGCAAGTCCTTTGAAATGGTCATCATGGTCACTTCACAAGGCTACAAG ATCACCGTCGATGGGAAAGACTTTCACACCTTCGAGCACCGCCTCCCGCTGTACAGTGTGTGCGCGCTGCAGATCGCAGGAGACGTCTCCATCCAGACCATTAACGTCATAGGG GGTGGAGGAATGGGTGGAGGAATGGGTGGTGGATGGGGAGGAGGATGTGTAGGAGGAATTGGTGGTGGAATGGGTGGATATCCAGGAGGTGGCATGGGG ggAGGATGTCCAGGAGGCTCAGGAGGAGGCATGGGA GGAGGATATCCTGGATGTGACATGGGG GGTGGATATCCAGGAGACATGGGT GGTGGATATCCAGGAGGTGACATGGGG GGTGGATATCCAGGAG GTGACATGGGG GGTGGATATCCAGGAGGCAATATGGGG GAAGGATACCCGGGCTCACAACTGCCG GGTATGGGTGCCCAGCCAATTTACAACCCT ccTATCCCTTATGCTGGCATGATCCCAGGAGGATTTTTCCCAAAGAGAACTATCATCATCAGAGGCATGGTGCCTTATGGTGCAAagaa AATGTCCTTCAACTTCATGGTGAGCAGATCTCAGGACATTGCGTTCCACTTGAACCCACGGGTGAAAGATTCAATTGTCGTGAGGAACAGCAAGATCGGAGGAGCCTGGGGTCATGAGGAAAGAGAGGTCAACATGAACCCCTTCAGGGAGGGACAGTACTTTGAT ATGTCGATTCGCTGTGGGAACGGAAGGTTTAAGGTGTTTGTGAACGGCGAGCACCTGTTCAACTTTGCGCACCGCCTCCCGTCCTTCAACGAGATCGACAGGGTGGAGATCGAAGGTGACGTGCAGATCTCCTACATCCACTTCTGA
- the LOC122773268 gene encoding galectin-6-like isoform X8 encodes MSFVAPPGYQPVYSPGIPYLGPIYGGVREGTSIYLQGSVPKDITRFQVNLLCGQSEGSDIALHFNPRFDGWDKVVFNSCQGGSWGSEDKIRSMPFNKGKSFEMVIMVTSQGYKITVDGKDFHTFEHRLPLYSVCALQIAGDVSIQTINVIGGGCPGGSGGGMGGGYPGCDMGGGYPGDMGGGYPGGDMGGGYPGGTGGGYPGGDMGGGYPGGNMGEGYPGSQLPGMGAQPIYNPPIPYAGMIPGGFFPKRTIIIRGMVPYGAKKMSFNFMVSRSQDIAFHLNPRVKDSIVVRNSKIGGAWGHEEREVNMNPFREGQYFDMSIRCGNGRFKVFVNGEHLFNFAHRLPSFNEIDRVEIEGDVQISYIHF; translated from the exons ATGTCCTTTGTCGCTCCTCCTGGTTATCAGCCAGTCTACAGTCCT GGAATTCCATACCTGGGGCCCATTTATGGAGGCGTGAGAGAAGGGACGTCCATCTACCTCCAGGGCTCTGTCCCTAAAGACATTACCAG GTTTCAAGTTAACCTGCTCTGTGGCCAGAGCGAGGGCAGCGACATTGCCCTCCACTTCAACCCTCGATTTGATGGCTGGGACAAAGTGGTCTTCAACTCTTGTCAGGGTGGATCCTGGGGGTCAGAGGACAAGATCCGTAGCATGCCCTTCAACAAGGGCAAGTCCTTTGAAATGGTCATCATGGTCACTTCACAAGGCTACAAG ATCACCGTCGATGGGAAAGACTTTCACACCTTCGAGCACCGCCTCCCGCTGTACAGTGTGTGCGCGCTGCAGATCGCAGGAGACGTCTCCATCCAGACCATTAACGTCATAGGG ggAGGATGTCCAGGAGGCTCAGGAGGAGGCATGGGA GGAGGATATCCTGGATGTGACATGGGG GGTGGATATCCAGGAGACATGGGT GGTGGATATCCAGGAGGTGACATGGGG GGTGGATATCCAGGAGGCACGGGT GGTGGATATCCAGGAGGTGACATGGGG GGTGGATATCCAGGAGGCAATATGGGG GAAGGATACCCGGGCTCACAACTGCCG GGTATGGGTGCCCAGCCAATTTACAACCCT ccTATCCCTTATGCTGGCATGATCCCAGGAGGATTTTTCCCAAAGAGAACTATCATCATCAGAGGCATGGTGCCTTATGGTGCAAagaa AATGTCCTTCAACTTCATGGTGAGCAGATCTCAGGACATTGCGTTCCACTTGAACCCACGGGTGAAAGATTCAATTGTCGTGAGGAACAGCAAGATCGGAGGAGCCTGGGGTCATGAGGAAAGAGAGGTCAACATGAACCCCTTCAGGGAGGGACAGTACTTTGAT ATGTCGATTCGCTGTGGGAACGGAAGGTTTAAGGTGTTTGTGAACGGCGAGCACCTGTTCAACTTTGCGCACCGCCTCCCGTCCTTCAACGAGATCGACAGGGTGGAGATCGAAGGTGACGTGCAGATCTCCTACATCCACTTCTGA